The proteins below are encoded in one region of Acanthochromis polyacanthus isolate Apoly-LR-REF ecotype Palm Island chromosome 4, KAUST_Apoly_ChrSc, whole genome shotgun sequence:
- the camsap2a gene encoding calmodulin-regulated spectrin-associated protein 2a isoform X8, whose protein sequence is MGEVQDVRDVKKTFVAPAIKSFEHYDFSRAKICCSLTWLVAKAYGTDSIPADLKDPFYTDQYEQEHLKPPVASLLLSADLYCRAGSLILKSDTAKPLLGHDAVIQALAQRGLYVTDQERLVTERDLRKRPLQMSAHLAMIDTLMMAYTVETVNVEKVMACIRQYSSSNPEVETPYDTEDAVTTWINKVNEYLKDVVAQEQRKKESQTAEPAGSPRARYRKEQALTQPAPWIPPVDNLLKDSTDGSALGALLHFYCPQLLPLDDVCLKDNMSLADRLYNLQLVQDFCKDNLNSCCHFSLEDMLYASSTIKNNYLVFMAELFWWFEVVKPSFVKPRLLEIEGTEPSSLLKNMPVIPISKATKRSFMERPPSPERPSLPLRPQPRNSGEIKRSTSMSFVDGNLGTWPKEKRSGPYGVSFDIPFDKEDSAPAHLSSTRGMVRSVSTDDGSGFKVHHMPRGMKRNLSFQPVNGQSVGIEEEGCPDSLAGMEPSRRAYANGHGSVMAITPSMEEALQIIHSPSRPPAEGINNGFFLHSQNLGTGVGGLDPVSEVDSKGPLSTTDTTEVDTGIHIRTEDMLDEDSSLKDCSVNMELDMDTPSPCPSNQSKSPSGVKMTSFAEQKMKKLNPSAPDSGRGSSSSMKTTPEGSEFGLPLSVSWAPTPEHSPIHQHTPPPISAQASPTPVQLPPNDPAQVMATEMVQLRMRLEEKRKAIEAQKKKVEAAFTRHRQKMGHSAFLNVVKRKGDGAASGEEGGKTEGEGKSASTSPTFKFGRSKADTPDGAEQSTTASCWQKSPGAGEEGGQSHAQLTEVDLTEYTRSIEKLNHSLAFLQTEMQRLAQQQEVIMAMRGQQHQQAWVIPPPHTNPSPQKHSRAVTRSSGPSSPADSPRSTHRSPTSIKRKSASFHSRNPRTARPNELKLAPYNRVLTAPQSVDSIPRLRRFSPSQPLASSFVYMGEKPAPAAPDGDKNKESDSCLSPEREVGSVCVVHSPPSSPNLQNKREPTEADANAQTQETGAHVRSKTSDKETDDQKAIGQKSTVELKPTLEASFPEVLAHPVVETFTVMPTEIPPQPEPSEQAKSSLIEVPLSVVKPLEDLTLDDGLEMQQGNAEGLDDEQKICRGFFFKEDGKPEENMAQKRAALLEKRMRREKESQQRKMQLEAELEQKKEEARLKAEEERVRKEEDKARREFIKQEYLRRKQLKLMEDMDTVIKPRPAGGAKQRRGRPKSIHRDSMDSPKTPVRAATVSSLSLASLNLGDSDSVHSDKRAPRPDSADGFLSPSRSSSRNGEKDWENGSTTSSVTSNTEYTGPKLYKEPSAKSNKHIIQNALAHCCLAGKVNEGQKNKILEEMEKSEANNFLVLFRDAGCQFRSLYTYCPETEEINKLAGIGPKSITRKMIDGLYKYNSDKKQFSQIPAKTMSASVDAVTIHNHLWQTKKPATPKKVVPAQS, encoded by the exons AGCGCCCATCTGGCAATGATCGACACTCTGATGATGGCGTACACAGTGGAGACTGTGAATGTGGAGAAGGTGATGGCCTGCATTCGTCAGTATTCATCCAGCAACCCTGAAGTAGAAACACCATATGACACAGAGGATGCAGTGACCACCTGGATCAACAAG GTAAATGAATATCTGAAGGATGTTGTGGCTCAGGAGCAGAGGAAGAAGGAATCTCAGACTGCTGAGCCAGCTGGGAGTCCGCGG GCTCGCTACAGGAAGGAGCAGGCCTTGACCCAGCCGGCTCCCTGGATCCCCCCAGTGGACAACCTGCTTAAAGACAGCACTGATGGCTCGGCCCTTGGTGCTCTGCTGCACTTCTACTGCCCTCAGCTGCTGCCACTGGACG ATGTCTGTCTGAAAGACAACATGAGTCTGGCTGATCGACTGTACAACCTGCAGCTCGTACAAGACTTCTGCAAAGACAACCTGAACAGCTGCTGCCACTTCAGCCTGGAGGACATGCTCTATGCCTCCTCCACCATCAAG AACAACTACCTGGTGTTCATGGCAGAGTTGTTCTGGTGGTTTGAGGTGGTGAAACCGTCTTTTGTGAAACCAAGACTGCTGGAAATTGAAGGAACAG AACCTTCCTCTTTGTTGAAGAATATGCCAGTCATCCCCATCTCCAAAGCAACTAAGAGGAGTTTCATGGAAAGACCCCCAAGTCCTGAAAGACCCAG TTTACCCCTCCGCCCCCAGCCTCGGAACTCAG GTGAGATCAAGAGGTCGACCTCAATGTCGTTTGTTGATGGCAACCTCGGCACGTGGCCCAAAGAGAAAAG GTCTGGGCCTTACGGAGTGTCTTTTGACATCCCCTTTGACAAAGAGGACTCTGCTCCTGCCCATCTTTCCTCCACACGTGGCATGGTGAGGTCTGTCAGCACTGACGATGGCTCTGGTTTTAAAGTCCACCACATGCCCCGTGGAATGAAACGCAACCTGTCCTTCCAGCCAGTGAATGGTCAGAGTGTTGGCATTGAGGAGGAAGGCTGCCCTGACAGCTTAGCCGGCATGGAGCCAAGCAGGCGAGCGTACGCCAATGGACATGGAAGTGTCATGGCAATAACCCCCTCCATGGAGGAAGCCCTCCAGATTATCCACAGCCCGAGCAGGCCCCCAGCAGAGGGCATCAACAATGGTTTCTTCCTGCACAGTCAGAACCTGGGGACTGGTGTTGGTGGATTAGACCCAGTGTCAGAGGTGGACTCCAAAGGTCCTCTGAGTACCACAGACACCACAGAGGTTGACACCGGCATCCATATCCGAACAGAGGACATGCTGGATGAAGATTCCTCTCTGAAAGACTGCTCTGTGAACATGGAGCTTGATATGGACACACCGAGCCCCTGCCCAAGCAATCAAAGCAAATCCCCTTCAGGAGTGAAGATGACCAGCTTTGCCgaacagaaaatgaagaagctCAATCCATCAGCGCCAGACTCTGGCAGAGGCAGCAGTAGCTCTATGAAGACAACTCCAGAGGGCTCTGAGTTTGGCCTTCCATTATCTGTCTCCTGGGCCCCGACCCCTGAGCACAGCCCCATCCATCAACACACCCCACCGCCAATTTCAGCTCAGGCATCACCCACACCTGTCCAGCTTCCACCCAACGACCCAGCTCAAGTCATGGCTACAGAGATGGTACAGCTGAGGATGAGGCTTGAGGAAAAACGGAAAGCCATAGAAGCGCAGAAGAAGAAAGTGGAGGCTGCTTTCACGAGGCATCGGCAAAAGATGGGTCACTCAGCATTCCTCAATGTGGTGAAGAGAAAAGGTGATGGGGCTGCTAgtggagaggaaggagggaaaACTGAGGGAGAAGGGAAGTCAGCAAGCACAAGTCCCACCTTTAAGTTTGGGAGGAGCAAGGCAGACACACCTGATGGCGCGGAACAAAGCACCACAGCCTCCTGCTGGCAAAAGTCACCTGGTGCAGGTGAGGAAGGTGGACAAAGCCATGCTCAGCTCACTGAAGTGGATCTCACAGAGTATACACGTTCCATTGAGAAACTCAACCATTCTTTGGCCTTCCTCCAGACTGAGATGCAGCGATTGGctcagcagcaggaagtgatCATGGCCATGAGGGGGCAACAACATCAGCAGGCATGGGTCATCCCTCCTCCACACACAAACCCGTCACCACAGAAACACAGTCGAGCCGTTACTCGATCCTCAGGACCCTCTTCTCCTGCCGACTCTCCCCGTTCCACCCACCGCTCTCCAACCAGCATCAAACGCAAATCTGCCTCCTTCCATTCCCGTAATCCTCGCACTGCTCGACCCAACGAGCTCAAGTTAGCACCCTACAACCGAGTCCTAACTGCCCCACAGTCTGTCGATAGCATCCCAAGGCTACGTAGATTTTCGCCTTCCCAGCCTTTGGCAAGTTCTTTCGTTTACATGGGGGAGAAACCAGCACCTGCAGCCCCAGATGGAGATAAAAACAAGGAGTCAGATTCATGTCTTTCCCCAGAGAGGGAGGTGGGGAGCGTATGTGTAGTCCACTCACCCCCAAGCTCCCCCAACCTGCAGAACAAAAGAGAACCAACAGAAGCAGATGCAAATGCCCAAACCCAAGAAACAGGTGCTCACGTCCGATCAAAGACCTCTGACAAGGAAACAGATGACCAGAAAGCCATAGGTCAGAAGTCAACCGTAGAACTGAAACCCACTTTAGAGGCGTCATTCCCTGAAGTTCTTGCCCATCCTGTGGTAGAGACCTTCACGGTGATGCCCACAGAGATCCCTCCCCAGCCAGAACCATCTGAACAAGCCAAAAGCAGTTTGATTGAGGTTCCTCTGTCGGTCGTGAAGCCACTGGAGGATCTGACACTTGATGACGGTTTGGAAATGCAACAAGGGAATGCGGAAGGCTTGGATGATGAACAGAAGATATGCCGTGGTTTCTTCTTCAAG GAGGATGGGAAGCCAGAGGAGAACATGGCACAGAAGAGGGCTGCACTGCTGGAGAAAAGGATGAGAAGGGAGAAGGAGAGTCAGCAGAGGAAGATGCAGCTGGAAGCTGAGCTGgagcagaagaaagaagaagctcG ACTGAAGGCAGAAGAGGAGCGTGTCAGGAAGGAGGAGGACAAGGCCAGGAGGGAGTTCATCAAGCAGGAATACCTCAGGAGGaagcagctgaagctgatgGAGGACATGGACACCGTCATTAAACCTCGACCAGCCGGTGGGGCCAAGCAGAGGCGAGGCCGACCCAAGTCCATCCATCGTGACAGCATGGATTCACCCAAAACCCCCGTCAGAGCTGCCACAG TCTCCAGCTTGTCCCTGGCTTCCCTCAACCTGGGAGACAGCGACAGCGTTCACTCTGACAAGAGAGCACCAAG gcCAGACTCCGCAGATGGCTTCCTCTCTCCAAGTCGCTCAAGCAGCAGGAATGGAGAAAAGGACTGGGAGAATGGATCCACCACCTCCTCTGTTACATCCAACACAGAGTACACAG GACCGAAGCTGTACAAGGAGCCCAGTGCCAAATCTAACAAGCACATCATCCAGAATGCTCTGGCTCACTGCTGCCTCGCAGGCAAGGTCAACGAGGGGCAGAAGAACAAGATCCTGGAG GAAATGGAGAAATCGGAGGCCAACAACTTCTTGGTTTTGTTTCGAGATGCCGGCTGCCAGTTTCGCTCTCTCTACACTTACTGCCCTGAGACTGAAGAGATCAACAAGCTGGCAGGTATCGGCCCCAAGAGCATCACGCGCAAGATGATCGACGGCCTTTATAAGTACAACTCGGACAAGAAGCAGTTCAGTCAGATACCAGCTAAGACCATGTCAGCCAGTGTGGACGCAGTGACGATCCACAACCACCTCTGGCAAACCAAGAAGCCAGCCACCCCTAAAAAAGTAGTGCCTGCCCAGTCCTAA
- the camsap2a gene encoding calmodulin-regulated spectrin-associated protein 2a isoform X4 gives MGEVQDVRDVKKTFVAPAIKSFEHYDFSRAKICCSLTWLVAKAYGTDSIPADLKDPFYTDQYEQEHLKPPVASLLLSADLYCRAGSLILKSDTAKPLLGHDAVIQALAQRGLYVTDQERLVTERDLRKRPLQMSAHLAMIDTLMMAYTVETVNVEKVMACIRQYSSSNPEVETPYDTEDAVTTWINKVNEYLKDVVAQEQRKKESQTAEPAGSPRARYRKEQALTQPAPWIPPVDNLLKDSTDGSALGALLHFYCPQLLPLDDVCLKDNMSLADRLYNLQLVQDFCKDNLNSCCHFSLEDMLYASSTIKNNYLVFMAELFWWFEVVKPSFVKPRLLEIEGTEPSSLLKNMPVIPISKATKRSFMERPPSPERPSLPLRPQPRNSGEIKRSTSMSFVDGNLGTWPKEKRSGPYGVSFDIPFDKEDSAPAHLSSTRGMVRSVSTDDGSGFKVHHMPRGMKRNLSFQPVNGQSVGIEEEGCPDSLAGMEPSRRAYANGHGSVMAITPSMEEALQIIHSPSRPPAEGINNGFFLHSQNLGTGVGGLDPVSEVDSKGPLSTTDTTEVDTGIHIRTEDMLDEDSSLKDCSVNMELDMDTPSPCPSNQSKSPSGVKMTSFAEQKMKKLNPSAPDSGRGSSSSMKTTPEGSEFGLPLSVSWAPTPEHSPIHQHTPPPISAQASPTPVQLPPNDPAQVMATEMVQLRMRLEEKRKAIEAQKKKVEAAFTRHRQKMGHSAFLNVVKRKGDGAASGEEGGKTEGEGKSASTSPTFKFGRSKADTPDGAEQSTTASCWQKSPGAGEEGGQSHAQLTEVDLTEYTRSIEKLNHSLAFLQTEMQRLAQQQEVIMAMRGQQHQQAWVIPPPHTNPSPQKHSRAVTRSSGPSSPADSPRSTHRSPTSIKRKSASFHSRNPRTARPNELKLAPYNRVLTAPQSVDSIPRLRRFSPSQPLASSFVYMGEKPAPAAPDGDKNKESDSCLSPEREVGSVCVVHSPPSSPNLQNKREPTEADANAQTQETGAHVRSKTSDKETDDQKAIGQKSTVELKPTLEASFPEVLAHPVVETFTVMPTEIPPQPEPSEQAKSSLIEVPLSVVKPLEDLTLDDGLEMQQGNAEGLDDEQKICRGFFFKEDGKPEENMAQKRAALLEKRMRREKESQQRKMQLEAELEQKKEEARLKAEEERVRKEEDKARREFIKQEYLRRKQLKLMEDMDTVIKPRPAGGAKQRRGRPKSIHRDSMDSPKTPVRAATGSRQRVFSVSSLSLASLNLGDSDSVHSDKRAPRSSSLASGSLFYFLSSPKLRRRRPDSADGFLSPSRSSSRNGEKDWENGSTTSSVTSNTEYTGPKLYKEPSAKSNKHIIQNALAHCCLAGKVNEGQKNKILEEMEKSEANNFLVLFRDAGCQFRSLYTYCPETEEINKLAGIGPKSITRKMIDGLYKYNSDKKQFSQIPAKTMSASVDAVTIHNHLWQTKKPATPKKVVPAQS, from the exons AGCGCCCATCTGGCAATGATCGACACTCTGATGATGGCGTACACAGTGGAGACTGTGAATGTGGAGAAGGTGATGGCCTGCATTCGTCAGTATTCATCCAGCAACCCTGAAGTAGAAACACCATATGACACAGAGGATGCAGTGACCACCTGGATCAACAAG GTAAATGAATATCTGAAGGATGTTGTGGCTCAGGAGCAGAGGAAGAAGGAATCTCAGACTGCTGAGCCAGCTGGGAGTCCGCGG GCTCGCTACAGGAAGGAGCAGGCCTTGACCCAGCCGGCTCCCTGGATCCCCCCAGTGGACAACCTGCTTAAAGACAGCACTGATGGCTCGGCCCTTGGTGCTCTGCTGCACTTCTACTGCCCTCAGCTGCTGCCACTGGACG ATGTCTGTCTGAAAGACAACATGAGTCTGGCTGATCGACTGTACAACCTGCAGCTCGTACAAGACTTCTGCAAAGACAACCTGAACAGCTGCTGCCACTTCAGCCTGGAGGACATGCTCTATGCCTCCTCCACCATCAAG AACAACTACCTGGTGTTCATGGCAGAGTTGTTCTGGTGGTTTGAGGTGGTGAAACCGTCTTTTGTGAAACCAAGACTGCTGGAAATTGAAGGAACAG AACCTTCCTCTTTGTTGAAGAATATGCCAGTCATCCCCATCTCCAAAGCAACTAAGAGGAGTTTCATGGAAAGACCCCCAAGTCCTGAAAGACCCAG TTTACCCCTCCGCCCCCAGCCTCGGAACTCAG GTGAGATCAAGAGGTCGACCTCAATGTCGTTTGTTGATGGCAACCTCGGCACGTGGCCCAAAGAGAAAAG GTCTGGGCCTTACGGAGTGTCTTTTGACATCCCCTTTGACAAAGAGGACTCTGCTCCTGCCCATCTTTCCTCCACACGTGGCATGGTGAGGTCTGTCAGCACTGACGATGGCTCTGGTTTTAAAGTCCACCACATGCCCCGTGGAATGAAACGCAACCTGTCCTTCCAGCCAGTGAATGGTCAGAGTGTTGGCATTGAGGAGGAAGGCTGCCCTGACAGCTTAGCCGGCATGGAGCCAAGCAGGCGAGCGTACGCCAATGGACATGGAAGTGTCATGGCAATAACCCCCTCCATGGAGGAAGCCCTCCAGATTATCCACAGCCCGAGCAGGCCCCCAGCAGAGGGCATCAACAATGGTTTCTTCCTGCACAGTCAGAACCTGGGGACTGGTGTTGGTGGATTAGACCCAGTGTCAGAGGTGGACTCCAAAGGTCCTCTGAGTACCACAGACACCACAGAGGTTGACACCGGCATCCATATCCGAACAGAGGACATGCTGGATGAAGATTCCTCTCTGAAAGACTGCTCTGTGAACATGGAGCTTGATATGGACACACCGAGCCCCTGCCCAAGCAATCAAAGCAAATCCCCTTCAGGAGTGAAGATGACCAGCTTTGCCgaacagaaaatgaagaagctCAATCCATCAGCGCCAGACTCTGGCAGAGGCAGCAGTAGCTCTATGAAGACAACTCCAGAGGGCTCTGAGTTTGGCCTTCCATTATCTGTCTCCTGGGCCCCGACCCCTGAGCACAGCCCCATCCATCAACACACCCCACCGCCAATTTCAGCTCAGGCATCACCCACACCTGTCCAGCTTCCACCCAACGACCCAGCTCAAGTCATGGCTACAGAGATGGTACAGCTGAGGATGAGGCTTGAGGAAAAACGGAAAGCCATAGAAGCGCAGAAGAAGAAAGTGGAGGCTGCTTTCACGAGGCATCGGCAAAAGATGGGTCACTCAGCATTCCTCAATGTGGTGAAGAGAAAAGGTGATGGGGCTGCTAgtggagaggaaggagggaaaACTGAGGGAGAAGGGAAGTCAGCAAGCACAAGTCCCACCTTTAAGTTTGGGAGGAGCAAGGCAGACACACCTGATGGCGCGGAACAAAGCACCACAGCCTCCTGCTGGCAAAAGTCACCTGGTGCAGGTGAGGAAGGTGGACAAAGCCATGCTCAGCTCACTGAAGTGGATCTCACAGAGTATACACGTTCCATTGAGAAACTCAACCATTCTTTGGCCTTCCTCCAGACTGAGATGCAGCGATTGGctcagcagcaggaagtgatCATGGCCATGAGGGGGCAACAACATCAGCAGGCATGGGTCATCCCTCCTCCACACACAAACCCGTCACCACAGAAACACAGTCGAGCCGTTACTCGATCCTCAGGACCCTCTTCTCCTGCCGACTCTCCCCGTTCCACCCACCGCTCTCCAACCAGCATCAAACGCAAATCTGCCTCCTTCCATTCCCGTAATCCTCGCACTGCTCGACCCAACGAGCTCAAGTTAGCACCCTACAACCGAGTCCTAACTGCCCCACAGTCTGTCGATAGCATCCCAAGGCTACGTAGATTTTCGCCTTCCCAGCCTTTGGCAAGTTCTTTCGTTTACATGGGGGAGAAACCAGCACCTGCAGCCCCAGATGGAGATAAAAACAAGGAGTCAGATTCATGTCTTTCCCCAGAGAGGGAGGTGGGGAGCGTATGTGTAGTCCACTCACCCCCAAGCTCCCCCAACCTGCAGAACAAAAGAGAACCAACAGAAGCAGATGCAAATGCCCAAACCCAAGAAACAGGTGCTCACGTCCGATCAAAGACCTCTGACAAGGAAACAGATGACCAGAAAGCCATAGGTCAGAAGTCAACCGTAGAACTGAAACCCACTTTAGAGGCGTCATTCCCTGAAGTTCTTGCCCATCCTGTGGTAGAGACCTTCACGGTGATGCCCACAGAGATCCCTCCCCAGCCAGAACCATCTGAACAAGCCAAAAGCAGTTTGATTGAGGTTCCTCTGTCGGTCGTGAAGCCACTGGAGGATCTGACACTTGATGACGGTTTGGAAATGCAACAAGGGAATGCGGAAGGCTTGGATGATGAACAGAAGATATGCCGTGGTTTCTTCTTCAAG GAGGATGGGAAGCCAGAGGAGAACATGGCACAGAAGAGGGCTGCACTGCTGGAGAAAAGGATGAGAAGGGAGAAGGAGAGTCAGCAGAGGAAGATGCAGCTGGAAGCTGAGCTGgagcagaagaaagaagaagctcG ACTGAAGGCAGAAGAGGAGCGTGTCAGGAAGGAGGAGGACAAGGCCAGGAGGGAGTTCATCAAGCAGGAATACCTCAGGAGGaagcagctgaagctgatgGAGGACATGGACACCGTCATTAAACCTCGACCAGCCGGTGGGGCCAAGCAGAGGCGAGGCCGACCCAAGTCCATCCATCGTGACAGCATGGATTCACCCAAAACCCCCGTCAGAGCTGCCACAG GTTCACGGCAGCGTGTCTTTTCAGTCTCCAGCTTGTCCCTGGCTTCCCTCAACCTGGGAGACAGCGACAGCGTTCACTCTGACAAGAGAGCACCAAG AAGTTCTAGTTTAGCCTCTGGCAGTCTCTTCTACTTTCTGAGCTCTCCTAAACTGAGAAGGAGAAG gcCAGACTCCGCAGATGGCTTCCTCTCTCCAAGTCGCTCAAGCAGCAGGAATGGAGAAAAGGACTGGGAGAATGGATCCACCACCTCCTCTGTTACATCCAACACAGAGTACACAG GACCGAAGCTGTACAAGGAGCCCAGTGCCAAATCTAACAAGCACATCATCCAGAATGCTCTGGCTCACTGCTGCCTCGCAGGCAAGGTCAACGAGGGGCAGAAGAACAAGATCCTGGAG GAAATGGAGAAATCGGAGGCCAACAACTTCTTGGTTTTGTTTCGAGATGCCGGCTGCCAGTTTCGCTCTCTCTACACTTACTGCCCTGAGACTGAAGAGATCAACAAGCTGGCAGGTATCGGCCCCAAGAGCATCACGCGCAAGATGATCGACGGCCTTTATAAGTACAACTCGGACAAGAAGCAGTTCAGTCAGATACCAGCTAAGACCATGTCAGCCAGTGTGGACGCAGTGACGATCCACAACCACCTCTGGCAAACCAAGAAGCCAGCCACCCCTAAAAAAGTAGTGCCTGCCCAGTCCTAA